Proteins from one Mugil cephalus isolate CIBA_MC_2020 chromosome 15, CIBA_Mcephalus_1.1, whole genome shotgun sequence genomic window:
- the si:ch211-244c8.4 gene encoding APC membrane recruitment protein 2 — MDVQTENMDPPPGESQSSGKIRKGFKLFGKRKTGNIFSIRSKGSGNNKSPVIRSKTLEELSGTPDSAQEWDMEKGHEVSQGETEQAEEEPVGEDGVLAAAHARASISSASSAKSLTFLSLLRGGRRGVGDRRVHTVSQPMSRQRRGLKGLFSNVKFLSKDKEDKGEAPPSPLLMSSRANSVEIIKEDLTLTPKSHPRSLESPETESCEPDRSSTTQDSTATTPMETTSPKVTTGSVSRTNEHVPPLPTSEPPLIPGESSLSSLLADISSLLTFDSISGGGDIMADVEAEWGKASSAISAVVTQVTASSTSLFSKPTISSPLTSTAVCTAETSKPSPVATSTTTLPQSLNPLTKTTSTSCSISKPSTIITTLTKSSTLTTHSVRMTSDSSPAPEPFISIKIKSTPDPTGMKPSMTPVTLTSFSAPIMSPPLTTIKSTVTPSFTTTTAPPNTPATIVKAPSVSPNLTSTASKLASEISALPQTISAESKPGAVASSPPPSVKTPSVTHSPPIPVAITQPSPAKFDSATSLNGQTSISCKSFLSSATGEPKVPVTVSPPCTVTKLSPAPVIPSTSTTTSGLISAVVSQAVLTTAPMDLNRAPPSLVTVPDICLPASLTGTTKTQPTPASVPSPSLTSLDMFPPTPKPTAPLSSDKIPPTPRPSPVPVVSMASPTLTAVGQTLVSQSKAPPAQTLISVSTNLPAPVQMQISQSKVPTIADETPDLVSKAPDAPYQMPVSVSKAPLAPAHIPVPVSKTPPAFAHIPVSVSKPSAPAHIPVSASTDPPASDHIPTYVSKDVPAPKTGPCPVTSHSSVPAPCLSDTPATAKMKGSGLTTVDWQQANPNNTSGQAVQAEPSKTELPESQTSLQGHSREKRTPQVKASGLSKIPVVGGSRVGKLPVRDSQHTDDEVISRDPPTPVEERAHFNSHDVGSKDKICAVEANAPTSKHTQEESQQLQQPRVLSSLPRDSKIPVKHGAQSHPASQIPQIKEPPRTKIPVSKVPVRRVGKPPATGGSIHIRK, encoded by the coding sequence ATGGATGTACAAACGGAGAACATGGATCCTCCGCCTGGTGAATCACAGTCAAGTGGAAAAATCAGAAAAGGATTCAAGTTGTTTGGCAAACGCAAGACAGGTAACATCTTTTCTATTCGAAGCAAAGGGAGTGGAAACAACAAGTCACCTGTTATAAGGAGCAAAACCCTTGAAGAATTATCAGGGACTCCAGATTCAGCGCAGGAATGGGACATGGAGAAGGGACATGAGGTGAGTCAAGGAGAGACAGaacaggcagaggaggagccAGTGGGTGAAGATGGCGTTCTGGCTGCTGCCCATGCTCGCGCCTCCATTTCTTCAGCCAGCTCGGCCAAGTCCCTTACCTTCCTGTCACTACTGAGGGGTGGTCGCAGAGGAGTGGGGGACCGCAGAGTTCACACTGTGTCCCAGCCCATGAGCAGGCAACGACGTGGGCTGAAGGGTCTCTTTAGCAATGTTAAGTTCCTATCAAAAGATAAAGAGGACAAGGGGGAAGCCCCTCCGAGCCCACTTCTCATGTCATCCCGTGCCAACAGTGTGGAGATCATCAAAGAGGACCTTACCCTCACACCCAAATCTCACCCTCGCTCTCTGGAGAGCCCTGAGACAGAAAGCTGTGAGCCGGACAGGAGCTCAACAACTCAGGACAGTACAGCTACAACCCCGATGGAAACCACATCTCCAAAGGTGACAACAGGCAGCGTGAGTAGAACTAATGAGCATGTACCACCTTTGCCCACCTCAGAACCACCACTGATACCCGGTGAATCCAGCCTGAGCTCCTTGCTGGCAGACATCTCCTCTCTCCTGACCTTTGACTCCATCTCAGGAGGTGGAGATATCATGGCTGATGTGGAGGCAGAATGGGGAAAAGCCAGCAGTGCTATCAGTGCTGTGGTAACCCAAGTCACAGCATCATCTACATCTCTTTTCTCCAAACCCACCATCTCCTCTCCCCTGACTTCTACAGCTGTCTGCACTGCTGAAACATCAAAACCTTCTCCTGTAGCCACCTCCACAACAACTTTGCCCCAATCCTTGAATCCTCTGACAAAGACAACTTCAACCTCTTGCTCCATTTCCAAGCCAAGCACTATCATCACTACTTTGACCAAATCCTCCACTTTGACTACCCACTCAGTCAGAATGACGTCAGACTCCAGTCCAGCTCCTGAGCCTTTTAtcagcattaaaataaaatcaactccTGACCCCACTGGAATGAAACCTTCAATGACTCCTGTAACATTAACAAGCTTTTCAGCACCTATAATGTCTCCTCCCTTGACAACAATTAAATCCACAGTAACCCCCAGCTTTACAACTACCACAGCTCCTCCAAACACCCCGGCCACTATAGTCAAAGCTCCCTCAGTTAGTCCAAATCTTACCTCTACAGCTAGCAAACTGGCTTCAGAGATTTCTGCACTTCCTCAAACTATTTCTGCTGAAAGTAAACCTGGTGCAGTAGCTTCTTCACCTCCACCATCAGTGAAAACTCCATCAGTAACCCATAGTCCCCCCATCCCTGTTGCCATTACTCAGCCTTCACCTGCTAAATTTGATTCAGCCACCAGTTTGAACGGGCAAACGTCCATTTCCTGCAAATCCTTTCTGAGCTCGGCTACAGGAGAACCTAAAGTCCCTGTGACTGTATCACCACCCTGTACAGTGACAAAACTGTCTCCTGCACCCGTTATTCCCTCCACATCAACTACAACTTCAGGCTTAATTTCAGCAGTGGTTAGCCAGGCTGTACTAACCACTGCTCCAATGGACCTAAATAGAGCCCCTCCCTCACTTGTAACTGTTCCAGATATTTGTCTTCCTGCTTCCCTGACTGGCACAACTAAAACACAACCCACCCCAGCATCGGTCCCATCTCCATCTTTAACTTCTTTAGATATGTTTCCTCCCACACCTAAACCCACTGCACCACTCTCTTCAGATAAGATTCCCCCAACTCCCAGACCAAGTCCAGTCCCTGTTGTTTCTATGGCATCCCCAACACTTACTGCTGTGGGTCAGACCCTAGTCTCTCAATCTAAAGCCCCTCCTGCTCAAACGCTAATTTCTGTATCTACAAATCTGCCGGCTCCAGTTCAAATGCAAATTTCTCAATCTAAAGTCCCTACTATTGCTGACGAGACCCCAGATTTGGTATCTAAAGCCCCTGATGCCCCTTATCAGATGCCTGTTTCTGTATCTAAAGCTCCTCTTGCTCCCGCTCACATCCCAGTTCCTGTATCTAAAACCCCTCCTGCTTTTGCTCATATTCCAGTTTCTGTATCTAAACCTTCTGCTCCTGCTCACATTCCAGTTTCTGCATCTACAGACCCTCCTGCCTCTGATCATATTCCTACTTATGTTTCTAAAGACGTCCCTGCACCTAAAACTGGCCCTTGCCCCGTCACCTCTCATTCTTCTGTACCTGCACCTTGCCTAAGTGATACTCCAGCCACTGCCAAGATGAAGGGAAGTGGACTGACAACAGTGGACTGGCAACAAGCTAATCCAAATAACACAAGTGGGCAAGCAGTCCAAGCAGAGCCATCCAAAACAGAACTACCAGAGTCACAAACGAGCCTCCAGGGACATTCCAGAGAAAAGAGGACACCACAAGTAAAGGCATCAGGACTTAGCAAAATACCTGTAGTAGGAGGAAGCAGAGTGGGCAAGCTACCTGTGCGGGACAGCCAGCACACTGATGATGAGGTGATAAGCAGGGACCCACCTACTCCTGTAGAAGAGAGAGCCCATTTCAACTCACATGATGTTGGGAGCAAAGATAAAATCTGTGCTGTTGAGGCAAATGCACCCACCTCAAAACACACCCAGGAGGAAAGTCAGCAGCTTCAACAGCCGAGAGTCCTTTCCAGTTTACCGCGTGACTCAAAGATCCCTGTGAAGCATGGCGCACAGTCTCATCCTGCCTCCCAAATCCCTCAGATTAAAGAACCCCCTCGCACCAAGATACCCGTCTCCAAGGTTCCTGTCCGCAGGGTTGGTAAACCTCCAGCTACAGGTGGCAGCATTcacataagaaaataa
- the zdhhc20a gene encoding palmitoyltransferase ZDHHC20-A isoform X1, producing the protein MAPSPALRCCKRALNWVPVLFINLVVGWSYYAYVVELCVYTIPNNAERISYLVIFHIFLFMFIWAYWTTICSTPASPSKAFGLPKAEKEQYEREERAERQQEILKKVARNLPVYTRTPGGAIRYCDYCQVIKPDRCHHCSTCEMCVLKMDHHCPWVNNCVGFSNYKYFVLFLAYASLYCVVICATVVQYFIKFWTKQLPDTHAKFHILFLFFVAALFFISIVSLLSYHLWLVGKNRTTIEAFRAPVFGNGPDKNGFSLGFSRNVAEVFGDQGKRWVFPVFSSLGDGHSFDTRLVHIDPEQANSVLQQNGKGPADGETNPCVLGNNVQHTEDDTKEKTDGGQMVSVTVESEP; encoded by the exons ATGGCGCCATCTCCTGCCCTAAGATGCTGTAAACGGGCTCTTAACTGGGTACCTGTCCTATTTATTAACCTGGTCGTTGGCTGGTCTTATTACGCTTATGTTGTGGAGCTCTGTGTTT ACACAATACCAAATAATGCAGAAAGAA TCAGCTATTTGGTCATCTTTCatattttcctcttcatgtttATATGGGCATACTGGACGACTATCTGCTCTACGCCAGCGAGCCCTTCAAAAGCA TTCGGTCTTCCCAAAGCAGAGAAGGAGcagtatgagagggaggagcgAGCTGAGAGGCAGCAGGAGATTCTGAAGAAAGTGGCCAGGAATTTACCTGTTTATACACGCACCCCTGGAGGAG ccATCCGTTACTGTGACTACTGCCAGGTAATCAAACCTGACCGCTGCCATCACTGCTCAACATGCGAAAT GTGTGTGTTGAAAATGGACCATCACTGCCCCTG GGTGAATAACTGTGTCGGATTCTCAAACTATAAATATTTTGTCCTATTCTTGGCCTACGCCTCACTCTACTGTGTGGTAATTTGTGCAACAGTCGTCCAGTATTTCATCAAATTTTGGACA AAACAGCTGCCTGACACGCACGCCAAATTCCAcatcctctttctgtttttcgtGGCTGCCTTATTCTTTATCAGCATTGTGTCACTTCTCAGCTACCATCTATGGCTTGTGGGAAAGAACAGGACCACTATAG AGGCTTTTAGGGCCCCTGTCTTCGGAAATGGTCCAGACAAaaatgggttttctctgggctTTAGCCGAAATGTAGCTGAGGTGTTTGGAGACCAAGGGAAGCGCTGGGTCTTCCCTGTTTTCTCAAG TTTGGGAGATGGACACTCTTTTGACACCAGACTAGTACACATTGATCCTGAACAGGCAAACAGTGTCCTCCAGCAGAATGGCAAAGG CCCTGCTGATGGAGAGACCAACCCTTGTGTGCTTGGTAACAATGTGCAACACACGGAAGAtgacacaaaagagaaaactg ATGGAGGTCAGATGGTCTCTGTGACAGTGGAAAGTGAGCCATAG
- the zdhhc20a gene encoding palmitoyltransferase ZDHHC20-A isoform X2 has translation MAPSPALRCCKRALNWVPVLFINLVVGWSYYAYVVELCVSSPSKAFGLPKAEKEQYEREERAERQQEILKKVARNLPVYTRTPGGAIRYCDYCQVIKPDRCHHCSTCEMCVLKMDHHCPWVNNCVGFSNYKYFVLFLAYASLYCVVICATVVQYFIKFWTKQLPDTHAKFHILFLFFVAALFFISIVSLLSYHLWLVGKNRTTIEAFRAPVFGNGPDKNGFSLGFSRNVAEVFGDQGKRWVFPVFSSLGDGHSFDTRLVHIDPEQANSVLQQNGKGPADGETNPCVLGNNVQHTEDDTKEKTDGGQMVSVTVESEP, from the exons ATGGCGCCATCTCCTGCCCTAAGATGCTGTAAACGGGCTCTTAACTGGGTACCTGTCCTATTTATTAACCTGGTCGTTGGCTGGTCTTATTACGCTTATGTTGTGGAGCTCTGTGTTT CGAGCCCTTCAAAAGCA TTCGGTCTTCCCAAAGCAGAGAAGGAGcagtatgagagggaggagcgAGCTGAGAGGCAGCAGGAGATTCTGAAGAAAGTGGCCAGGAATTTACCTGTTTATACACGCACCCCTGGAGGAG ccATCCGTTACTGTGACTACTGCCAGGTAATCAAACCTGACCGCTGCCATCACTGCTCAACATGCGAAAT GTGTGTGTTGAAAATGGACCATCACTGCCCCTG GGTGAATAACTGTGTCGGATTCTCAAACTATAAATATTTTGTCCTATTCTTGGCCTACGCCTCACTCTACTGTGTGGTAATTTGTGCAACAGTCGTCCAGTATTTCATCAAATTTTGGACA AAACAGCTGCCTGACACGCACGCCAAATTCCAcatcctctttctgtttttcgtGGCTGCCTTATTCTTTATCAGCATTGTGTCACTTCTCAGCTACCATCTATGGCTTGTGGGAAAGAACAGGACCACTATAG AGGCTTTTAGGGCCCCTGTCTTCGGAAATGGTCCAGACAAaaatgggttttctctgggctTTAGCCGAAATGTAGCTGAGGTGTTTGGAGACCAAGGGAAGCGCTGGGTCTTCCCTGTTTTCTCAAG TTTGGGAGATGGACACTCTTTTGACACCAGACTAGTACACATTGATCCTGAACAGGCAAACAGTGTCCTCCAGCAGAATGGCAAAGG CCCTGCTGATGGAGAGACCAACCCTTGTGTGCTTGGTAACAATGTGCAACACACGGAAGAtgacacaaaagagaaaactg ATGGAGGTCAGATGGTCTCTGTGACAGTGGAAAGTGAGCCATAG
- the LOC125021207 gene encoding organic solute transporter subunit alpha-like, giving the protein MEETLNATTHPACLQEPPLAIEVIQLLDMFGFCLYSILTFMAAVSLLLYLELCVYIYKNLSYPKKTTIIWISGAAPVISTMACFGMWIPRAVMITDMTANCYFAVVVYKVLMLIVQEFGGCSDFVGRFSGKKFKISTGPCCCCCLCLPHVPMSRRMLFVLKLGALQYAILKTVLSVVSIVLWTNGNFDLSDLEITGTAIWINPFVGVLTIVSLWPVAIVFMNTKHLLRTLSIVPKYAMYQLVLVLSQLQTSIINILALDGTIACSPPFSSQARGSMLSQQIMIMEMFIITLFNRYLYHRKYDPIPNEAHDNDQNSKVSPQAALVEHDV; this is encoded by the exons ATGGAGGAAACCCTTAATGCCACCACTCATCCAGCGTGTTTACAGGAGCCCCCGCTGGCTATCGAGGTGATACAGT TACTAGATATGTTTGGATTTTGTCTGTACTCCATCCTCACCTTCATGGCTGCTGTGTCCCTGCTGCTGTACCTGGAGCTGTGCGTCTATATTTATAAAAACCTGTCCTATCCCAAGAAGACCACCATCATTTGGATAAGCGGTGCAGCACCA GTAATTTCCACAATGGCCTGCTTTGGGATGTGGATACCAAGGGCAGTCATGATCACCGACATGACGGCTAACTG CTATTTTGCAgttgtggtctacaaggtcttGATGCTGATTGTCCAGGAATTTGGGGGCTGCAGTGATTTTGTGGGGCGGTTTTCTGGTAAAAAGTTCAAGATCAGCACAGggccatgctgctgctgctgcctctgtttaCCTCACGTGCCCATGTCACG GCGAATGTTATTCGTCCTGAAGTTAGGTGCTCTTCAGTATGCAATCTTGAAAACAGTGCTCTCTGTCGTCTCCATAGTACTGTGGACAAATGGCAACTTTGATCTTTCTGAT CTCGAGATCACTGGTACAGCTATTTGGATTAACCCATTCGTCGGTGTTCTCACCATTGTCTCCCTTTGGCCTGTTGCCATCGTCTTCATGAACACTAAGCACCTTTTACGCACCCTCAGTATTGTACCCAAATATGCTATGTACCAA ctaGTACTTGTACTGAGTCAGCTGCAGACATCAATCATTAACATCCTGGCCTTGGATGGAACCATCGCCTGCTCGCCTCCCTTCTCTTCTCAGGCTCGTGGATCCA TGCTGAGTCAGCAGATAATGATCATGGAGATGTTCATCATCACTCTGTTCAATCGGTATTTGTATCATCGTAAATATGACCCAATTCCCAATGAAGCACATGACAACGACCAGAACAGCAAAGTTTCCCCGCAGGCTGCTCTCGTGGAGCATGATGTCTAA